A portion of the Tamandua tetradactyla isolate mTamTet1 chromosome 16, mTamTet1.pri, whole genome shotgun sequence genome contains these proteins:
- the RINL gene encoding ras and Rab interactor-like protein isoform X1, with amino-acid sequence MMDQPEDKAAATPINGESPRLTSSQVNGAGETPLGVLRTSESLRRLQRTWGVWQIPELDAQNAKDLLEPWPPGSFLVTGHSSSQVLVLRTGPLPGEVSTYKIETFPGGIFLQSSNLCMPDLPHLLAFLSASRDVLPRTLLLPPPTVGPEDQHTDPLQIGRVQLHTSGRALCVVNQLYLETHSRWAVEQTLPEDAPEPAQRHSPAPRKPAPHRVSWIEGLLSPEVHHPVPALPSLVEKEEEEKDDEDENDYQDDDEGPEDALTLHVRALVRARSSHVARLFRGLRARLTSDANGPPRRGDPTTELLQHVRHLLTDLQDYLAKDPDVRAVFENRGPGGPPKEENLGLAVEAALCRAVLAPLKPALWTRLRTLRASELRRLRRRQIALRAEAGPAGAPGVGLEGQGLALRSRIHARLAHLHAACAPRRKVALLLAVCRDVYAGLARGENQEPLGADAFLPALTEELIWSPDIEETQLDVEFLMELLDPDELRGEAGYYLTTWFGALHHIAHYEPEAGRNPQELSSQARASLHQWHRRRTLHEEGLAETQTDMPFEERWAVEAVPGDC; translated from the exons ATGATGGACCAGCCAGAGGACAAGGCCGCTGCAACCCCCATCAACGGAGAGAG TCCCAGGCTGACCTCATCGCAGGTGAATGGAGCAGGCGAGACCCCCCTAGGGGTCCTCAGGACCTCAGAGTCACTCCGTCGCCTACAGAGAACTTGGGGCGTGTGGCAGATCCCAGAGCTGGATGCCCAGAATGCAAAGGACCTTCTGGAACCTTGGCCACCGGGG AGTTTTCTGGTCACAGGACATAGCTCCAGCCAAGTCCTGGTGTTGAGAACAGGACCTTTACCAGGGGAAGTCAGTACCTACAAGATCGAGACATTTCCTGGAG gtatATTTCTGCAATCGTCTAACCTCTGCATGCCAGACCTGCCCCATCTCCTGGCCTTCCTATCAGCCAGCAG AGATGTTCTGCCCAGAACCCTGCTCTTACCCCCTCCCACTGTAGGACCTGAGGACCAACACACAG ATCCTCTGCAGATTGGCAGGGTTCAACTCCACACCTCAGGGAGGGCCCTCTGCGTGGTGAACCAGCTCTACCTGGAGACTCACAGTAGGTGGGCAGTGGAGCAGACTCTCCCAGAGGACGCACCAGAGCCTGCCCAGAGACACAGTCCAG CACCTAGGAAGCCCGCCCCCCACCGCGTCTCTTGGATCGAAGGCCTACTCAGCCCGGAAGTGCACCACCCTGTGCCAGCTCTGCCCAGCTtggtggagaaggaggaggaggagaaggacgATGAGGACGAAAACGACTACCAAGATGACGACGAGGGCCCTGAGGACGCGCTCACCCTTCACGTCCGGGCTCTGGTCAGGGCGCGGAGCAGCCACGTGGCCCGGCTGTTCCGGGGTCTTCGGGCGCGCCTCACCTCAGACGCCAATGGCCCTCCCAGGAGGGGGGACCCAACCACCGAGCTGCTTCAGCACGTGCGACACCTCCTCACCGACCTTCAGGATTATTTAGCAAAGGACCCCGATGTGCGGGCTGTCTTCGAGAACAGGGGGCCTGGTGGGCCCCCAAAGGAGGAGAATCTTG gCCTCGCGGTGGAGGCGGCTCTGTGCCGGGCTGTGCTGGCGCCCCTGAAGCCTGCTCTGTGGACCCGACTCCGCACGCTCCGCGCCTCGGAGCTGCGGCGACTGCGGCGGCGGCAAATAGCCCTGCGCGCGGAGGCGGGGCCTGCGGGAGCTCCGGGGGTGGGGCTTGAGGGGCAGGGCCTCGCCCTGCGGAGCCGCATCCACGCGCGCCTCGCACACCTCCACGCCGCTTGCGCCCCACGCCGCAAGGTGGCTCTACTGCTGGCTGTGTGTCGTGACGTCTACGCGGGCCTGGCGCGGGGAGAAAATCAAG AGCCCTTGGGGGCCGACGCTTTTCTGCCGGCGCTGACAGAGGAACTGATCTGGAGTCCAGACATTGAGGAAACGCAGCTGGACGTGGAATTCCTTATGGAGCTCTTGGATCCGGACGAGCTGCGGGGAGAGG CCGGGTACTACCTGACTACATGGTTTGGGGCGCTACACCACATCGCCCACTACGAGCCAGAGGCGGGCCGCAACCCGCAGGAGCTGAGCTCCCAGGCCCGCGCCTCCCTGCACCAGTGGCACCGCAGGCGGACGCTGCACGAGGAGGGCCTCGCTGAAACCCAG ACCGACATGCCCTTTGAGGAGCGGTGGGCAGTGGAGGCAGTGCCAGGGGACTGCTGA
- the RINL gene encoding ras and Rab interactor-like protein isoform X2 yields the protein MPDLPHLLAFLSASRDVLPRTLLLPPPTVGPEDQHTDPLQIGRVQLHTSGRALCVVNQLYLETHSRWAVEQTLPEDAPEPAQRHSPAPRKPAPHRVSWIEGLLSPEVHHPVPALPSLVEKEEEEKDDEDENDYQDDDEGPEDALTLHVRALVRARSSHVARLFRGLRARLTSDANGPPRRGDPTTELLQHVRHLLTDLQDYLAKDPDVRAVFENRGPGGPPKEENLGLAVEAALCRAVLAPLKPALWTRLRTLRASELRRLRRRQIALRAEAGPAGAPGVGLEGQGLALRSRIHARLAHLHAACAPRRKVALLLAVCRDVYAGLARGENQEPLGADAFLPALTEELIWSPDIEETQLDVEFLMELLDPDELRGEAGYYLTTWFGALHHIAHYEPEAGRNPQELSSQARASLHQWHRRRTLHEEGLAETQTDMPFEERWAVEAVPGDC from the exons ATGCCAGACCTGCCCCATCTCCTGGCCTTCCTATCAGCCAGCAG AGATGTTCTGCCCAGAACCCTGCTCTTACCCCCTCCCACTGTAGGACCTGAGGACCAACACACAG ATCCTCTGCAGATTGGCAGGGTTCAACTCCACACCTCAGGGAGGGCCCTCTGCGTGGTGAACCAGCTCTACCTGGAGACTCACAGTAGGTGGGCAGTGGAGCAGACTCTCCCAGAGGACGCACCAGAGCCTGCCCAGAGACACAGTCCAG CACCTAGGAAGCCCGCCCCCCACCGCGTCTCTTGGATCGAAGGCCTACTCAGCCCGGAAGTGCACCACCCTGTGCCAGCTCTGCCCAGCTtggtggagaaggaggaggaggagaaggacgATGAGGACGAAAACGACTACCAAGATGACGACGAGGGCCCTGAGGACGCGCTCACCCTTCACGTCCGGGCTCTGGTCAGGGCGCGGAGCAGCCACGTGGCCCGGCTGTTCCGGGGTCTTCGGGCGCGCCTCACCTCAGACGCCAATGGCCCTCCCAGGAGGGGGGACCCAACCACCGAGCTGCTTCAGCACGTGCGACACCTCCTCACCGACCTTCAGGATTATTTAGCAAAGGACCCCGATGTGCGGGCTGTCTTCGAGAACAGGGGGCCTGGTGGGCCCCCAAAGGAGGAGAATCTTG gCCTCGCGGTGGAGGCGGCTCTGTGCCGGGCTGTGCTGGCGCCCCTGAAGCCTGCTCTGTGGACCCGACTCCGCACGCTCCGCGCCTCGGAGCTGCGGCGACTGCGGCGGCGGCAAATAGCCCTGCGCGCGGAGGCGGGGCCTGCGGGAGCTCCGGGGGTGGGGCTTGAGGGGCAGGGCCTCGCCCTGCGGAGCCGCATCCACGCGCGCCTCGCACACCTCCACGCCGCTTGCGCCCCACGCCGCAAGGTGGCTCTACTGCTGGCTGTGTGTCGTGACGTCTACGCGGGCCTGGCGCGGGGAGAAAATCAAG AGCCCTTGGGGGCCGACGCTTTTCTGCCGGCGCTGACAGAGGAACTGATCTGGAGTCCAGACATTGAGGAAACGCAGCTGGACGTGGAATTCCTTATGGAGCTCTTGGATCCGGACGAGCTGCGGGGAGAGG CCGGGTACTACCTGACTACATGGTTTGGGGCGCTACACCACATCGCCCACTACGAGCCAGAGGCGGGCCGCAACCCGCAGGAGCTGAGCTCCCAGGCCCGCGCCTCCCTGCACCAGTGGCACCGCAGGCGGACGCTGCACGAGGAGGGCCTCGCTGAAACCCAG ACCGACATGCCCTTTGAGGAGCGGTGGGCAGTGGAGGCAGTGCCAGGGGACTGCTGA